In the Leguminivora glycinivorella isolate SPB_JAAS2020 chromosome 14, LegGlyc_1.1, whole genome shotgun sequence genome, one interval contains:
- the LOC125233240 gene encoding uncharacterized protein LOC125233240 isoform X1, with protein MYTVTGNIPYVNAYLKGHLDATQLKLADPKFDVSQDVDIIFGLDILNYIYTGSKILTNIPGVEAYGTCFGHVLMGALWKHPADISTKQLRGTSVEDYGVHATRLEEVLEKFWKVEQPPEDPVEHPEHVECERRHQFVFTADIRMMFRQTWIHPDDRRYQLILWREDPSQDLQVYELNTNTYGLRSSPFVAIRTLIQLANDWQAQHPGSPAADVVRRQVYVDDVLAGAESIAEAQQLKSELTDLMSSAGYELRKWSSNCRELLQDLPQEYCEIPHHFDAEDKSLIKVLGIQWNPINDTMSYQINVPLGQAITKRSVLSTIARLYDPCGYCAPIVYRFKLFMQSLFSDGMTWDEPLTEVQESQWNEMVQDLNHLSHLQISRCVALPGSVSYSLHGFGDASEMGYGACVYLRTADAAGNVMVRLIIAKTRVASKKTKQTIPKNELNAAHMVYKLLNHAAAAYEDELDIDSINAWSDSKITLCWLNTKPHLLQTFECNRVQDIQQSKRLMTWRYVRGELNPADVASRGTTAKRLLKCKLWWSPDWLLEEESQWPTMPVTMSPELPGFKQLVHVVAEEQSWEDCLLSRVSSYSKLINVTSYILRFCKNIRLPKQQRNLNQTLSIDETRAATSHWIKKVQLDAYKDEAILLKKGKLVCKSLQKLSVFVDEDQFIRVGGRLRNSSLRYEAKHPLLIPKDHRWTQLLMQHYHRIHCHASTSALINILRQRYWIPSARRQVARVIHSCTPCFRFSATEQAPFMADLPADRVTAARPFSGVATDFAGPYLVKASQLRNAKSVKAYLCVFVCLGTKAVHLELVSSLSTEAFIAAFTRFVSRRGLPSLVRSDQGTNFKGASSYLREVNQFLLDHETVLADEFRRQDVRWEFNPPGAAHMSGLVEAAVKSSKNLLKREIGDRILTFELLYTAFCRIEAVLNSRALVPMSEDPCDLEILSPGHFLIGQPLVSLPEPSWKDTNMSRLSHFQFVQAITQKFWAKYYFEYLNNLQSRNKWNRHVPNVAINDLVLIKDDNTPPLQWRRGRVIQIFKGSDDVVRSVKLKTQGGELVRPVVKLCKLPMEL; from the exons ATGTATACAGTTACTGGGAATATTCCATATGTAAATGCATACCTCAAGGGTCACTTAGATGCGACGCAGCTCAAGTTGGCAGACCCAAAGTTTGATGTATCTCAAGATGTAGATATCATTTTTGGACTGGATATACTCAATTATATATATACAGGCTCAAAGATTCTCACTAACATTCCAGGTGTGGAGGCCTATGGAACGTGCTTTGGCCATGTACTGATGGGTGCTTTGTGGAAGCATCCCGCTGACATCTCAACGAAGCAGCTGAGAGGGACGTCCGTCGAGGACTATGGAGTCCATGCGACACGCCTCGAGGAGGTACTTGAGAAGTTCTGGAAGGTCGAGCAGCCTCCAGAGGATCCGGTGGAGCATCCGGAGCATGTCGAATGTGAAAG ACGACACCAGTTTGTCTTCACGGCCGACATCCGCATGATGTTCAGGCAGACGTGGATACACCCCGACGATAGGCGCTATCAGCTGATCCTGTGGCGTGAGGATCCGTCGCAGGACCTACAGGTATATGAGTTAAATACTAATACCTACGGGCTACGGTCAAGCCCCTTTGTCGCAATAAGGACGCTAATACAATTAGCCAATGATTGGCAAGCTCAGCATCCAGGCTCCCCAGCTGCAGACGTCGTGCGACGGCAGGTATATGTTGATGACGTACTGGCGGGAGCAGAGTCAATTGCGGAGGCCCAGCAGCTAAAATCGGAGCTCACAGATCTCATGAGCAGTGCTGGGTATGAACTTAGAAAATGGTCGTCCAACTGTCGCGAGTTACTGCAGGACCTACCACAGGAATATTGTGAGATACCTCATCATTTCGACGCAGAAGATAAGAGCCTCATAAAGGTATTAGGCATCCAATGGAACCCGATAAACGACACAATGTCATATCAAATCAACGTACCCCTAGGGCAAGCGATAACCAAGCGAAGCGTGTTAAGTACTATCGCTCGATTATATGATCCTTGCGGATACTGTGCTCCCATCGTCTACAGATTCAAACTGTTTATGCAATCACTTTTTTCAGATGGAATGACGTGGGATGAACCCCTCACGGAGGTTCAAGAAAGTCAATGGAACGAAATGGTTCAGGATTTAAACCATTTGTCTCACTTACAGATCTCTCGATGCGTCGCGCTACCGGGATCGGTATCATATTCACTCCACGGTTTTGGAGATGCGTCTGAGATGGGCTACGGAGCGTGCGTATACCTCCGGACAGCAGACGCCGCTGGAAACGTCATGGTACGACTAATTATAGCTAAGACTAGAGTTGCGTCGAAAAAGACCAAGCAAACCATTCCAAAGAATGAGCTAAACGCGGCTCATATGGTTTATAAATTGCTGAATCACGCCGCAGCGGCCTATGAAGATGAACTTGATATTGACAGCATAAATGCATGGTCCGATAGCAAGATAACGTTGTGTTGGTTAAACACTAAGCCACACCTGCTCCAAACATTTGAATGTAATAGAGTACAAGACATTCAACAGTCGAAGCGACTAATGACATGGCGCTATGTCCGGGGTGAGTTGAACCCGGCCGACGTCGCGTCGCGGGGAACCACAGCGAAAAGGCTCCTCAAGTGCAAGCTGTGGTGGTCACCAGACTGGCTACTCGAGGAGGAATCTCAGTGGCCAACGATGCCAGTTACCATGTCACCTGAGCTGCCAGGGTTCAAACAATTGGTACATGTCGTCGCTGAAGAGCAGTCATGGGAAGACTGCCTACTATCCAGAGTGAGCTCTTATAGTAAGCTCATAAATGTAACGTCATACATTTTACGGTTTTGCAAGAATATTCGTTTGCCGAAGCAGCAACGAAACTTGAACCAGACCCTGTCTATAGATGAAACTCGTGCCGCTACGAGCCACTGGATCAAGAAGGTCCAGTTGGATGCATACAAGGATGAGGCCATCTTACTGAAAAAAGGAAAATTAGTATGCAAGTCTCTCCAGAAATTAAGCGTCTTCGTAGATGAAGACCAGTTTATTCGAGTCGGCGGCCGACTCCGTAATTCAAGCCTGCGCTATGAAGCGAAGCACCCATTGCTTATTCCGAAGGATCATAGATGGACTCAGTTGTTGATGCAACATTATCACCGAATACATTGTCACGCATCGACAAGTGCGCTGATTAATATATTGAGACAGCGGTATTGGATCCCGTCAGCGAGACGTCAGGTTGCTCGCGTCATCCACAGCTGTACCCCATGCTTCAGGTTCAGCGCGACCGAGCAGGCGCCGTTCATGGCCGACCTGCCCGCCGACCGTGTCACGGCCGCGCGTCCATTTTCCGGCGTTGCAACGGATTTTGCTGGCCCTTATCTGGTTAAGGCCAGCCAACTTAGGAATGCTAAATCAGTTAAAGCTTACCTGTGTGTTTTTGTATGCCTAGGTACCAAGGCAGTGCATCTAGAGCTCGTCTCGTCGCTGAGCACCGAGGCTTTCATCGCTGCGTTCACACGGTTTGTCAGTCGACGAGGGCTGCCCTCCCTCGTCCGTAGTGATCAAGGTACGAATTTTAAAGGTGCTAGCTCATACCTCCGTGAGGTTAATCAGTTCTTACTTGACCATGAAACCGTCCTGGCGGATGAGTTTCGTCGTCAAGACGTGCGCTGGGAATTCAACCCTCCAGGCGCTGCCCACATGTCTGGATTAGTCGAAGCGGCCGTAAAGAGTAGTAAGAATCTGCTTAAACGGGAAATAGGAGATCGGATCCTAACCTTTGAATTACTGTATACGGCCTTCTGTCGGATAGAAGCGGTTCTTAATTCTCGAGCGCTGGTTCCAATGTCAGAGGATCCTTGTGACCTGGAAATTCTCAGTCCAGGTCATTTTTTGATTGGTCAGCCGTTAGTTTCATTACCTGAACCTTCATGGAAGGACACAAATATGTCACGGTTATCACATTTCCAATTTGTACAAGCTATAACTCAGAAATTTTGggctaaatattattttgagtATTTGAACAATTTACAATCACGTAATAAATGGAATAGGCATGTACCTAATGTTGCAATTAATGATTTAGTCCTAATTAAAGATGACAATACGCCACCTCTACAATGGCGTAGGGGTAGAGTAATACAAATATTCAAAGGATCCGACGATGTTGTCAGATcggtaaaattaaaaactcaggGAGGCGAACTCGTTCGTCCTGTTGTTAAATTATGTAAATTGCCCATGGAACTGTAA
- the LOC125233240 gene encoding uncharacterized protein LOC125233240 isoform X3, with amino-acid sequence MGALWKHPADISTKQLRGTSVEDYGVHATRLEEVLEKFWKVEQPPEDPVEHPEHVECERRHQFVFTADIRMMFRQTWIHPDDRRYQLILWREDPSQDLQVYELNTNTYGLRSSPFVAIRTLIQLANDWQAQHPGSPAADVVRRQVYVDDVLAGAESIAEAQQLKSELTDLMSSAGYELRKWSSNCRELLQDLPQEYCEIPHHFDAEDKSLIKVLGIQWNPINDTMSYQINVPLGQAITKRSVLSTIARLYDPCGYCAPIVYRFKLFMQSLFSDGMTWDEPLTEVQESQWNEMVQDLNHLSHLQISRCVALPGSVSYSLHGFGDASEMGYGACVYLRTADAAGNVMVRLIIAKTRVASKKTKQTIPKNELNAAHMVYKLLNHAAAAYEDELDIDSINAWSDSKITLCWLNTKPHLLQTFECNRVQDIQQSKRLMTWRYVRGELNPADVASRGTTAKRLLKCKLWWSPDWLLEEESQWPTMPVTMSPELPGFKQLVHVVAEEQSWEDCLLSRVSSYSKLINVTSYILRFCKNIRLPKQQRNLNQTLSIDETRAATSHWIKKVQLDAYKDEAILLKKGKLVCKSLQKLSVFVDEDQFIRVGGRLRNSSLRYEAKHPLLIPKDHRWTQLLMQHYHRIHCHASTSALINILRQRYWIPSARRQVARVIHSCTPCFRFSATEQAPFMADLPADRVTAARPFSGVATDFAGPYLVKASQLRNAKSVKAYLCVFVCLGTKAVHLELVSSLSTEAFIAAFTRFVSRRGLPSLVRSDQGTNFKGASSYLREVNQFLLDHETVLADEFRRQDVRWEFNPPGAAHMSGLVEAAVKSSKNLLKREIGDRILTFELLYTAFCRIEAVLNSRALVPMSEDPCDLEILSPGHFLIGQPLVSLPEPSWKDTNMSRLSHFQFVQAITQKFWAKYYFEYLNNLQSRNKWNRHVPNVAINDLVLIKDDNTPPLQWRRGRVIQIFKGSDDVVRSVKLKTQGGELVRPVVKLCKLPMEL; translated from the exons ATGGGTGCTTTGTGGAAGCATCCCGCTGACATCTCAACGAAGCAGCTGAGAGGGACGTCCGTCGAGGACTATGGAGTCCATGCGACACGCCTCGAGGAGGTACTTGAGAAGTTCTGGAAGGTCGAGCAGCCTCCAGAGGATCCGGTGGAGCATCCGGAGCATGTCGAATGTGAAAG ACGACACCAGTTTGTCTTCACGGCCGACATCCGCATGATGTTCAGGCAGACGTGGATACACCCCGACGATAGGCGCTATCAGCTGATCCTGTGGCGTGAGGATCCGTCGCAGGACCTACAGGTATATGAGTTAAATACTAATACCTACGGGCTACGGTCAAGCCCCTTTGTCGCAATAAGGACGCTAATACAATTAGCCAATGATTGGCAAGCTCAGCATCCAGGCTCCCCAGCTGCAGACGTCGTGCGACGGCAGGTATATGTTGATGACGTACTGGCGGGAGCAGAGTCAATTGCGGAGGCCCAGCAGCTAAAATCGGAGCTCACAGATCTCATGAGCAGTGCTGGGTATGAACTTAGAAAATGGTCGTCCAACTGTCGCGAGTTACTGCAGGACCTACCACAGGAATATTGTGAGATACCTCATCATTTCGACGCAGAAGATAAGAGCCTCATAAAGGTATTAGGCATCCAATGGAACCCGATAAACGACACAATGTCATATCAAATCAACGTACCCCTAGGGCAAGCGATAACCAAGCGAAGCGTGTTAAGTACTATCGCTCGATTATATGATCCTTGCGGATACTGTGCTCCCATCGTCTACAGATTCAAACTGTTTATGCAATCACTTTTTTCAGATGGAATGACGTGGGATGAACCCCTCACGGAGGTTCAAGAAAGTCAATGGAACGAAATGGTTCAGGATTTAAACCATTTGTCTCACTTACAGATCTCTCGATGCGTCGCGCTACCGGGATCGGTATCATATTCACTCCACGGTTTTGGAGATGCGTCTGAGATGGGCTACGGAGCGTGCGTATACCTCCGGACAGCAGACGCCGCTGGAAACGTCATGGTACGACTAATTATAGCTAAGACTAGAGTTGCGTCGAAAAAGACCAAGCAAACCATTCCAAAGAATGAGCTAAACGCGGCTCATATGGTTTATAAATTGCTGAATCACGCCGCAGCGGCCTATGAAGATGAACTTGATATTGACAGCATAAATGCATGGTCCGATAGCAAGATAACGTTGTGTTGGTTAAACACTAAGCCACACCTGCTCCAAACATTTGAATGTAATAGAGTACAAGACATTCAACAGTCGAAGCGACTAATGACATGGCGCTATGTCCGGGGTGAGTTGAACCCGGCCGACGTCGCGTCGCGGGGAACCACAGCGAAAAGGCTCCTCAAGTGCAAGCTGTGGTGGTCACCAGACTGGCTACTCGAGGAGGAATCTCAGTGGCCAACGATGCCAGTTACCATGTCACCTGAGCTGCCAGGGTTCAAACAATTGGTACATGTCGTCGCTGAAGAGCAGTCATGGGAAGACTGCCTACTATCCAGAGTGAGCTCTTATAGTAAGCTCATAAATGTAACGTCATACATTTTACGGTTTTGCAAGAATATTCGTTTGCCGAAGCAGCAACGAAACTTGAACCAGACCCTGTCTATAGATGAAACTCGTGCCGCTACGAGCCACTGGATCAAGAAGGTCCAGTTGGATGCATACAAGGATGAGGCCATCTTACTGAAAAAAGGAAAATTAGTATGCAAGTCTCTCCAGAAATTAAGCGTCTTCGTAGATGAAGACCAGTTTATTCGAGTCGGCGGCCGACTCCGTAATTCAAGCCTGCGCTATGAAGCGAAGCACCCATTGCTTATTCCGAAGGATCATAGATGGACTCAGTTGTTGATGCAACATTATCACCGAATACATTGTCACGCATCGACAAGTGCGCTGATTAATATATTGAGACAGCGGTATTGGATCCCGTCAGCGAGACGTCAGGTTGCTCGCGTCATCCACAGCTGTACCCCATGCTTCAGGTTCAGCGCGACCGAGCAGGCGCCGTTCATGGCCGACCTGCCCGCCGACCGTGTCACGGCCGCGCGTCCATTTTCCGGCGTTGCAACGGATTTTGCTGGCCCTTATCTGGTTAAGGCCAGCCAACTTAGGAATGCTAAATCAGTTAAAGCTTACCTGTGTGTTTTTGTATGCCTAGGTACCAAGGCAGTGCATCTAGAGCTCGTCTCGTCGCTGAGCACCGAGGCTTTCATCGCTGCGTTCACACGGTTTGTCAGTCGACGAGGGCTGCCCTCCCTCGTCCGTAGTGATCAAGGTACGAATTTTAAAGGTGCTAGCTCATACCTCCGTGAGGTTAATCAGTTCTTACTTGACCATGAAACCGTCCTGGCGGATGAGTTTCGTCGTCAAGACGTGCGCTGGGAATTCAACCCTCCAGGCGCTGCCCACATGTCTGGATTAGTCGAAGCGGCCGTAAAGAGTAGTAAGAATCTGCTTAAACGGGAAATAGGAGATCGGATCCTAACCTTTGAATTACTGTATACGGCCTTCTGTCGGATAGAAGCGGTTCTTAATTCTCGAGCGCTGGTTCCAATGTCAGAGGATCCTTGTGACCTGGAAATTCTCAGTCCAGGTCATTTTTTGATTGGTCAGCCGTTAGTTTCATTACCTGAACCTTCATGGAAGGACACAAATATGTCACGGTTATCACATTTCCAATTTGTACAAGCTATAACTCAGAAATTTTGggctaaatattattttgagtATTTGAACAATTTACAATCACGTAATAAATGGAATAGGCATGTACCTAATGTTGCAATTAATGATTTAGTCCTAATTAAAGATGACAATACGCCACCTCTACAATGGCGTAGGGGTAGAGTAATACAAATATTCAAAGGATCCGACGATGTTGTCAGATcggtaaaattaaaaactcaggGAGGCGAACTCGTTCGTCCTGTTGTTAAATTATGTAAATTGCCCATGGAACTGTAA
- the LOC125233240 gene encoding uncharacterized protein LOC125233240 isoform X6, with amino-acid sequence MYTVTGNIPYVNAYLKGHLDATQLKLADPKFDVSQDVDIIFGLDILNYIYTGSKILTNIPGVEAYGTCFGHVLMGALWKHPADISTKQLRGTSVEDYGVHATRLEEVLEKFWKVEQPPEDPVEHPEHVECERRHQFVFTADIRMMFRQTWIHPDDRRYQLILWREDPSQDLQISRCVALPGSVSYSLHGFGDASEMGYGACVYLRTADAAGNVMVRLIIAKTRVASKKTKQTIPKNELNAAHMVYKLLNHAAAAYEDELDIDSINAWSDSKITLCWLNTKPHLLQTFECNRVQDIQQSKRLMTWRYVRGELNPADVASRGTTAKRLLKCKLWWSPDWLLEEESQWPTMPVTMSPELPGFKQLVHVVAEEQSWEDCLLSRVSSYSKLINVTSYILRFCKNIRLPKQQRNLNQTLSIDETRAATSHWIKKVQLDAYKDEAILLKKGKLVCKSLQKLSVFVDEDQFIRVGGRLRNSSLRYEAKHPLLIPKDHRWTQLLMQHYHRIHCHASTSALINILRQRYWIPSARRQVARVIHSCTPCFRFSATEQAPFMADLPADRVTAARPFSGVATDFAGPYLVKASQLRNAKSVKAYLCVFVCLGTKAVHLELVSSLSTEAFIAAFTRFVSRRGLPSLVRSDQGTNFKGASSYLREVNQFLLDHETVLADEFRRQDVRWEFNPPGAAHMSGLVEAAVKSSKNLLKREIGDRILTFELLYTAFCRIEAVLNSRALVPMSEDPCDLEILSPGHFLIGQPLVSLPEPSWKDTNMSRLSHFQFVQAITQKFWAKYYFEYLNNLQSRNKWNRHVPNVAINDLVLIKDDNTPPLQWRRGRVIQIFKGSDDVVRSVKLKTQGGELVRPVVKLCKLPMEL; translated from the exons ATGTATACAGTTACTGGGAATATTCCATATGTAAATGCATACCTCAAGGGTCACTTAGATGCGACGCAGCTCAAGTTGGCAGACCCAAAGTTTGATGTATCTCAAGATGTAGATATCATTTTTGGACTGGATATACTCAATTATATATATACAGGCTCAAAGATTCTCACTAACATTCCAGGTGTGGAGGCCTATGGAACGTGCTTTGGCCATGTACTGATGGGTGCTTTGTGGAAGCATCCCGCTGACATCTCAACGAAGCAGCTGAGAGGGACGTCCGTCGAGGACTATGGAGTCCATGCGACACGCCTCGAGGAGGTACTTGAGAAGTTCTGGAAGGTCGAGCAGCCTCCAGAGGATCCGGTGGAGCATCCGGAGCATGTCGAATGTGAAAG ACGACACCAGTTTGTCTTCACGGCCGACATCCGCATGATGTTCAGGCAGACGTGGATACACCCCGACGATAGGCGCTATCAGCTGATCCTGTGGCGTGAGGATCCGTCGCAGGACCTACAG ATCTCTCGATGCGTCGCGCTACCGGGATCGGTATCATATTCACTCCACGGTTTTGGAGATGCGTCTGAGATGGGCTACGGAGCGTGCGTATACCTCCGGACAGCAGACGCCGCTGGAAACGTCATGGTACGACTAATTATAGCTAAGACTAGAGTTGCGTCGAAAAAGACCAAGCAAACCATTCCAAAGAATGAGCTAAACGCGGCTCATATGGTTTATAAATTGCTGAATCACGCCGCAGCGGCCTATGAAGATGAACTTGATATTGACAGCATAAATGCATGGTCCGATAGCAAGATAACGTTGTGTTGGTTAAACACTAAGCCACACCTGCTCCAAACATTTGAATGTAATAGAGTACAAGACATTCAACAGTCGAAGCGACTAATGACATGGCGCTATGTCCGGGGTGAGTTGAACCCGGCCGACGTCGCGTCGCGGGGAACCACAGCGAAAAGGCTCCTCAAGTGCAAGCTGTGGTGGTCACCAGACTGGCTACTCGAGGAGGAATCTCAGTGGCCAACGATGCCAGTTACCATGTCACCTGAGCTGCCAGGGTTCAAACAATTGGTACATGTCGTCGCTGAAGAGCAGTCATGGGAAGACTGCCTACTATCCAGAGTGAGCTCTTATAGTAAGCTCATAAATGTAACGTCATACATTTTACGGTTTTGCAAGAATATTCGTTTGCCGAAGCAGCAACGAAACTTGAACCAGACCCTGTCTATAGATGAAACTCGTGCCGCTACGAGCCACTGGATCAAGAAGGTCCAGTTGGATGCATACAAGGATGAGGCCATCTTACTGAAAAAAGGAAAATTAGTATGCAAGTCTCTCCAGAAATTAAGCGTCTTCGTAGATGAAGACCAGTTTATTCGAGTCGGCGGCCGACTCCGTAATTCAAGCCTGCGCTATGAAGCGAAGCACCCATTGCTTATTCCGAAGGATCATAGATGGACTCAGTTGTTGATGCAACATTATCACCGAATACATTGTCACGCATCGACAAGTGCGCTGATTAATATATTGAGACAGCGGTATTGGATCCCGTCAGCGAGACGTCAGGTTGCTCGCGTCATCCACAGCTGTACCCCATGCTTCAGGTTCAGCGCGACCGAGCAGGCGCCGTTCATGGCCGACCTGCCCGCCGACCGTGTCACGGCCGCGCGTCCATTTTCCGGCGTTGCAACGGATTTTGCTGGCCCTTATCTGGTTAAGGCCAGCCAACTTAGGAATGCTAAATCAGTTAAAGCTTACCTGTGTGTTTTTGTATGCCTAGGTACCAAGGCAGTGCATCTAGAGCTCGTCTCGTCGCTGAGCACCGAGGCTTTCATCGCTGCGTTCACACGGTTTGTCAGTCGACGAGGGCTGCCCTCCCTCGTCCGTAGTGATCAAGGTACGAATTTTAAAGGTGCTAGCTCATACCTCCGTGAGGTTAATCAGTTCTTACTTGACCATGAAACCGTCCTGGCGGATGAGTTTCGTCGTCAAGACGTGCGCTGGGAATTCAACCCTCCAGGCGCTGCCCACATGTCTGGATTAGTCGAAGCGGCCGTAAAGAGTAGTAAGAATCTGCTTAAACGGGAAATAGGAGATCGGATCCTAACCTTTGAATTACTGTATACGGCCTTCTGTCGGATAGAAGCGGTTCTTAATTCTCGAGCGCTGGTTCCAATGTCAGAGGATCCTTGTGACCTGGAAATTCTCAGTCCAGGTCATTTTTTGATTGGTCAGCCGTTAGTTTCATTACCTGAACCTTCATGGAAGGACACAAATATGTCACGGTTATCACATTTCCAATTTGTACAAGCTATAACTCAGAAATTTTGggctaaatattattttgagtATTTGAACAATTTACAATCACGTAATAAATGGAATAGGCATGTACCTAATGTTGCAATTAATGATTTAGTCCTAATTAAAGATGACAATACGCCACCTCTACAATGGCGTAGGGGTAGAGTAATACAAATATTCAAAGGATCCGACGATGTTGTCAGATcggtaaaattaaaaactcaggGAGGCGAACTCGTTCGTCCTGTTGTTAAATTATGTAAATTGCCCATGGAACTGTAA
- the LOC125233240 gene encoding uncharacterized protein LOC125233240 isoform X8, protein MYTVTGNIPYVNAYLKGHLDATQLKLADPKFDVSQDVDIIFGLDILNYIYTGSKILTNIPGVEAYGTCFGHVLMGALWKHPADISTKQLRGTSVEDYGVHATRLEEVLEKFWKVEQPPEDPVEHPEHVECERRHQFVFTADIRMMFRQTWIHPDDRRYQLILWREDPSQDLQVYELNTNTYGLRSSPFVAIRTLIQLANDWQAQHPGSPAADVVRRQVYVDDVLAGAESIAEAQQLKSELTDLMSSAGYELRKWSSNCRELLQDLPQEYCEIPHHFDAEDKSLIKVLGIQWNPINDTMSYQINVPLGQAITKRSVLSTIARLYDPCGYCAPIVYRFKLFMQSLFSDGMTWDEPLTEVQESQWNEMVQDLNHLSHLQISRCVALPGSVSYSLHGFGDASEMGYGACVYLRTADAAGNVMVPRQCI, encoded by the exons ATGTATACAGTTACTGGGAATATTCCATATGTAAATGCATACCTCAAGGGTCACTTAGATGCGACGCAGCTCAAGTTGGCAGACCCAAAGTTTGATGTATCTCAAGATGTAGATATCATTTTTGGACTGGATATACTCAATTATATATATACAGGCTCAAAGATTCTCACTAACATTCCAGGTGTGGAGGCCTATGGAACGTGCTTTGGCCATGTACTGATGGGTGCTTTGTGGAAGCATCCCGCTGACATCTCAACGAAGCAGCTGAGAGGGACGTCCGTCGAGGACTATGGAGTCCATGCGACACGCCTCGAGGAGGTACTTGAGAAGTTCTGGAAGGTCGAGCAGCCTCCAGAGGATCCGGTGGAGCATCCGGAGCATGTCGAATGTGAAAG ACGACACCAGTTTGTCTTCACGGCCGACATCCGCATGATGTTCAGGCAGACGTGGATACACCCCGACGATAGGCGCTATCAGCTGATCCTGTGGCGTGAGGATCCGTCGCAGGACCTACAGGTATATGAGTTAAATACTAATACCTACGGGCTACGGTCAAGCCCCTTTGTCGCAATAAGGACGCTAATACAATTAGCCAATGATTGGCAAGCTCAGCATCCAGGCTCCCCAGCTGCAGACGTCGTGCGACGGCAGGTATATGTTGATGACGTACTGGCGGGAGCAGAGTCAATTGCGGAGGCCCAGCAGCTAAAATCGGAGCTCACAGATCTCATGAGCAGTGCTGGGTATGAACTTAGAAAATGGTCGTCCAACTGTCGCGAGTTACTGCAGGACCTACCACAGGAATATTGTGAGATACCTCATCATTTCGACGCAGAAGATAAGAGCCTCATAAAGGTATTAGGCATCCAATGGAACCCGATAAACGACACAATGTCATATCAAATCAACGTACCCCTAGGGCAAGCGATAACCAAGCGAAGCGTGTTAAGTACTATCGCTCGATTATATGATCCTTGCGGATACTGTGCTCCCATCGTCTACAGATTCAAACTGTTTATGCAATCACTTTTTTCAGATGGAATGACGTGGGATGAACCCCTCACGGAGGTTCAAGAAAGTCAATGGAACGAAATGGTTCAGGATTTAAACCATTTGTCTCACTTACAGATCTCTCGATGCGTCGCGCTACCGGGATCGGTATCATATTCACTCCACGGTTTTGGAGATGCGTCTGAGATGGGCTACGGAGCGTGCGTATACCTCCGGACAGCAGACGCCGCTGGAAACGTCATG GTACCAAGGCAGTGCATCTAG